One Candida dubliniensis CD36 chromosome 1, complete sequence genomic region harbors:
- a CDS encoding nuclear pore protein NUP170, putative (Similar to S. cerevisiae NUP170;~Similar to C. albicans NUP170), with amino-acid sequence MVVQVPQVVSSGTSASSSSSKYISPTLKLQDDVVADSLQFHQDKSTGSSRGQLSRRFVQPAGLESKESNYKINVPDFANLPPLQLGSKFISDLNKIDSSIPHDIFYSETVSKSESGLDNYYFDYENGLKDFSRFEKVQQLDLPDRFFEEYNSTECITKIGLFPEIERTWIAIDNKLVLWNYKLPRSSFNQASQFLTIDQIRHTILTVKLVRPKKGVFTKEVNYLLLVSTTVDIHIYIVKYDESMNNLEIFNPDLSVSTQGLAVDNFTVNSKTNDIYFSGESDGINIWRLDYSNKSSFIKNKCDKVCLTKGGFSSVIPNKLPGFGFSSGPSSTNENSSSNIPESIVQLEVDSDRDILYSLSNKSVIRVYKLHPKQEHLTEGSTLTPSVIFKSALTVFVDASNFKVFERFKIISIHKISPEESSSIQLIAVTSNGCRILLKLGSTSTFSSLLTSSFSAANALKLNLVNIKFPPTREVPKINTELDTFSRDRQYMSQLIANQQKSQLLKNTKLSKIISPGVFLCVKKTKRSDKLFVATANYGYLKKNNKLVEDAEFMNYVGNEDSPYTYIQDIVQLTPSMNATNTPNGYANIAASQYTKLPLKFAVLTNFGIVIYQFRTADQILKSLKDEVIENFLEENGYEETCSSLLYLACSYGQYSTSDIYKRKAQILFSTCGNGARFNDSSQSSSSSLIPHHQTNISSYAHPTVDQVVLSDRFYGTCLLVSRLFRDFWNKKVFSPLSSIKITPSGDVEVASIKEGKLLIQGLNIDKKKVEFFIGSVIVLIDFFSENGTNIPGLSAPSYSSDPNQFESEICLRAEHIAFTSIIKSLNSMKEALSFLMVLIEEIQINQSNFKEIFEFLSLSNQVNLLTVRFKDLLLPNRDVKNLVKDLLSSIINKNILKGGSIDLIASSLQTRCGSFCSTNDVFIFKAIENLTKAKNIGFRDTDLKNKCLKNAVLLFEEAYESLTLENIENSINIMLDLEFYAGAVGMLLNIAQKVGNNIKVPSLTFNQDDESATLKRDIVEIEKKKKSLYGLIFNILIKMDMKALKISDTNNQLLINEFLEIRDATYDTCFASNDKNFQYTFYDWFIQQGVSERLLDVNTPFILPYLEEKSENNLALSDLLWLYHAKRENYFDAAKILYALSISQFNLELNQRIEYLSRANGFCNCVCPPNLRQRMIQLSSVIQELFEVANVQLDILSRIKGDSRISDENKHIATEALNYKILSISDLFNNYTDTLGYYDLSLLIFKVSDYKNTDDILKRWELFFEKIFHEFNSESKSKNEPFYVLLNEQFISCGSKLSSNDLVFPIDELIKIASKYLQEASDENSASQKPPKGFLVEMFVKTGVSYERLYYVLKSLIEHNTFEVYPGFTNDLKTNEIVYLIKNWYAQDRKLRELVSAEQIANLVDNYSVENDPINEIIRNGDFVL; translated from the coding sequence atggtCGTACAAGTTCCACAGGTTGTATCCTCAGGCACTTCTGCAAGTTCGTCTAGTTCAAAGTACATTTCGCCAACTTTGAAGCTACAAGATGACGTTGTTGCTGATTCACTACAATTTCATCAAGATAAGTCAACTGGCTCTTCTAGAGGACAGTTGTCTAGAAGATTTGTTCAACCAGCAGGTTTAGAGAGCAAAGAATCCAACTATAAAATCAACGTTCCAGACTTTGCAAATCTACCACCTTTGCAATTGGGTTCCAAATTCATTTctgatttgaataaaattgattctagTATCCCACATGATATATTTTATTCTGAAACAGTTAGCAAAAGCGAATCAGGTTTagataattattatttcgattatgaaaatggtttaaaagatttttcacgttttgaaaaagttcAGCAATTGGATTTGCCCGATAGATTTTTTGAAGAGTACAATTCCACTGAATGCATTACCAAAATAGGGTTGTTCCCTGAAATAGAACGAACGTGGATAGCAatagataataaattggTGTTGTGGAATTACAAACTTCCTCGTTCGTCGTTCAACCAAGCATCTCAATTTTTaacaattgatcaaatcagGCATACAATTTTGACTGTGAAATTGGTTAGACCAAAGAAAGGTGTTTTCACAAAGGAAGTGAATTATTTACTTTTGGTTTCTACTACAGTGGATATCCATATCTATATTGTGAAATATGATGAATCAATGAACAATTTAGAAATTTTCAACCCTGATTTATCTGTTTCCACTCAGGGTTTAGCAGTTGATAATTTCACAGTGAATTCAAAAACTAACGATATTTATTTCAGTGGTGAAAGTGACGGAATTAATATTTGGAGATTGGACTATTCCAACAAGTCTAGTTTCATTAAGAACAAGTGCGACAAAGTTTGTTTAACAAAAGGTGGATTCTCGAGTGTTATTCCAAATAAATTGCCTGGGTTTGGGTTTTCTTCTGGACCTTCATCTACAAATGaaaattcttcttccaatATTCCAGAGTCTATAGTTCAATTGGAAGTCGATTCTGACAGGGATATTTTATACTCCCTTTCGAACAAGTCTGTAATTCGAGTTTATAAACTTCATCCAAAGCAAGAACATTTAACAGAAGGAAGTACATTGACACCAAGTGTGATTTTCAAGTCAGCCTTGACTGTATTTGTGGACGCAAGCAATTTTAAGGTATTTGAAAGATTTAAAATCATCAGCATTCACAAAATATCTCCCGAAGAATCAAGctcaattcaattgattgcTGTTACCAGCAATGGGTGTAGAATTTTACTCAAGTTGGGTTCTACTTCCACTTTTTCGTCGTTGCTCACTTCATCATTCAGTGCTGCAAATGCATTGAAGTTAAACCTTGTGAACATAAAGTTTCCTCCTACTAGAGAAGTTCCTAAGATCAACACCGAGCTCGACACGTTTTCAAGAGACCGACAATACATGTCTCAACTAATTGctaatcaacaaaaatcgCAGTTGCTTAAAAACACCAAGCTTTCGAAAATTATTAGTCCAGGTGTATTCCTCTGTGTtaagaaaacaaagagGTCTGacaaattatttgttgCCACTGCAAATTACGGttatttaaagaaaaataacaaattaGTTGAAGATGCAGAATTTATGAACTATGTCGGCAATGAAGATTCTCCTTACACCTATATTCAAGATATTGTACAGCTTACGCCATCAATGAATGCAACAAACACACCAAATGGCTATGCCAATATTGCTGCTAGTCAATATACAAAATTGCCTTTAAAGTTTGCTGTGTTGACTAATTTTGGTATTGTGATATACCAATTCAGAACAGCGGaccaaatattgaaatcattaaaaGATGAAGtaattgaaaactttttAGAAGAAAATGGCTATGAGGAAACTTGCTCGTCATTGTTATATTTAGCATGTTCCTATGGACAATACAGCACTAGCGACATTTACAAACGGAAAGCgcaaattttgttttccaCTTGCGGTAATGGTGCAAGGTTTAATGACTCCTCACAACTGTCTCTGCTGTCTTTGATTCCTCACCACCAGACAAATATCAGCTCATACGCTCATCCAACTGTGGACCAAGTTGTACTAAGCGACAGATTCTATGGTACTTGTTTGTTGGTTTCTAGACTATTCCGTGATTTCTGGAATAAAAAAGTGTTTAGTCCGTTAAGCAGTATAAAAATAACACCGTCTGGGGATGTTGAGGTGGCAAGTATTAAGGAGGGGAAATTACTTATTCAGGGGTTAAATATAGATAAGAAGAAGGTTGAGTTTTTTATTGGATCTGTGATTgtgttgattgattttttttccgAGAATGGAACTAATATCCCTGGGTTGAGTGCTCCAAGTTATAGTTCTGatccaaatcaatttgaaagtGAAATTTGCTTACGTGCTGAACATATTGCCTTTACttcaattatcaaatcattgaattCAATGAAAGAAGCTCTTTCCTTTTTGATGGTTttgattgaagaaattcaaatcaatcaatcgAACTTTAAGGAAATTTTTGAGTTTTTGTCTTTATCAAACCAAGTAAATCTTTTGACAGTTAGGTTTAAGGATTTATTACTTCCAAATCGGGATGTTAAAAATTTGGttaaagatttattatcttcaattatcaacaaaaatattttgaaaggTGGTTCTATCGATTTGATTGCATCCTCATTGCAGACTAGATGTGGGTCATTTTGCTCTACTAATGACGTTTTCATCTTCAAGGCAATTGAGAATTTGACGAAAGCTAAGAATATTGGATTCAGAGATACcgatttgaaaaacaagTGTTTAAAGAATGCtgtattgttgtttgaaGAAGCGTATGAGTCTTTGACATTAGAGAACAttgaaaattcaataaacaTTATGCTAGATCTTGAATTTTATGCTGGTGCAGTTGGTATGTTATTGAATATTGCTCAAAAAGTAGGCAATAATATAAAAGTTCCAAGCCTCACTTTTAATCAAGACGACGAAAGTGCTACATTAAAGAGAGATATTGTtgagattgaaaaaaagaagaaaagtttGTAtggtttaatttttaaCATTCTTATTAAAATGGACATGAAAGCTTTGAAGATTAGTGATACCAATAACCAACTTTTGATTAATGAGTTTTTGGAGATAAGGGATGCTACTTATGACACTTGTTTTGcatcaaatgataaaaatttcCAATACACTTTCTATGATTGGTTCATCCAACAAGGAGTAAGTGAGCGGTTATTAGATGTTAACACTCCTTTCATATTACCATatttagaagaaaaatcGGAAAACAACTTAGCATTAAGTGACTTACTTTGGTTATATCATGCCAAGAGGGAAAACTATTTTGATGCGGCTAAAATTTTATATGCTTTGTCTATTTCCCAATTTAATCTTGAGTTAAATCAACGTATTGAGTATCTTTCCAGAGCCAATGGATTTTGCAACTGTGTTTGTCCTCCTAACTTGAGACAAAGAATGATCCAGCTTTCATCTGTTATTCAAGAGTTGTTTGAAGTAGCTAATGTTCAGTTGGATATATTATCCAGAATCAAAGGAGATTCCAGAATATCTGACGAGAATAAACATATTGCGACTGAGGCTTTGAACTACAAGATTTTGTCAATAAGTGACttattcaacaattatacAGACACCCTTGGTTATTACGATCTTTCTTTACttattttcaaagtttCTGATTACAAAAACACTGATGATATATTGAAAAGATGGGAATTATTCTTTGAAAAGATATTTCACGAGTTTAATCTGGAGAGTAAGAGTAAAAACGAGCCATTTTATGTGTTGTTAAATGAGCAATTCATTTCATGTGGGTCTAAATTATCTTCCAATGATTTGGTGTTCCcgattgatgaattaataaagaTTGCAAGCAAGTATCTACAAGAAGCGTCTGACGAAAATTCTGCTTCTCAGAAACCACCTAAAGGTTTTCTTGTGGAAATGTTTGTCAAGACTGGTGTTAGTTATGAGAGGCTTTACTAtgttttaaaatcattaattgagCATAATACTTTTGAAGTTTATCCTGGTTTTACCAATGACTTGAAAACTAATGAAATAGTCTACTTGATTAAGAATTGGTATGCACAAGATAGAAAGTTGAGAGAATTGGTTTCTGCAGAACAGATTGCTAACTTGGTTGATAACTACAGTGTTGAAAATGATccaattaatgaaattatacGTAATGGTGATTTTGTATtgtaa
- a CDS encoding ATP-dependent RNA helicase, putative (possible eukaryotic translation initiation factor eIF4A-12?;~Similar to C. albicans FAL1;~Similar to S. pombe TIF412), whose protein sequence is MDDFDRDLDNELEFSHKSTKGIKVHRTFESMNLKPDLLKGIYAYGFEAPSAIQSRAIMQIISGRDTIAQAQSGTGKTATFSIGMLEVIDTKSKECQALILSPTRELAIQIQNVVKHLGDYMNIHTHACIGGKNVGDDVKKLQQGQQIVSGTPGRVIDVIKRRNLQTRNIKVLILDEADELFTKGFKEQIYEIYKHLPPSVQVVVVSATLPREVLEMTSKFTTDPVKILVKRDEISLSGIKQFYVQCEREDWKFDTLCDLYDNLTITQAVIFCNTKLKVNWLADQMKKQNFTVVAMHGDMKQDERDSIMNEFRRGNSRVLISTDVWARGIDVQQVSLVINYDLPTDKENYIHRIGRSGRFGRKGTAINLITKDDVATLKDLEKYYSTKIKEMPMNINDIM, encoded by the coding sequence ATGGACGATTTTGATAGAGATTTAGATAATGAGTTGGAATTTAGTCATAAATCAACGAAAGGAATAAAGGTCCATCGTACATTTGAAAGTATGAATTTAAAGCCCGATCTTTTAAAAGGGATATATGCCTATGGATTTGAAGCCCCATCTGCCATTCAATCTAGGGCTATTATGCAAATCATTAGTGGTAGAGATACCATTGCACAAGCCCAATCTGGAACTGGGAAAACTGCCACGTTTTCTATCGGTATGCTTGAAGTCATAGATACCAAATCAAAGGAATGCCAGGCACTTATCTTGTCTCCTACTAGAGAGTTGGCAATACAAATCCAAAATGTGGTAAAGCATTTGGGCGATTATATGAATATTCACACTCATGCCTGTATTGGTGGGAAAAATGTGGGTGATGATGTGAAGAAATTGCAACAAGGCCAACAGATAGTTAGTGGGACACCGGGTAGAGTCATTGATGTgataaaaagaagaaatctTCAAACTAGAAATATAAAGGTTCTTATTTTAGATGAGGCCGATGAACTTTTTACAAAAGGGTTTAAGGAACAGATCTACGAGATTTACAAGCACTTGCCGCCTTCGGTTCAAGTAGTAGTTGTTAGTGCCACGTTACCGCGTGAAGTGTTGGAGATGACCAGTAAGTTTACTACTGATCCAGTGAAAATCTTGGTGAAGAGGGATGAGATTTCACTTCTGGgaatcaaacaattttatGTCCAATGTGAACGTGAAGATTGGAAATTTGATACGCTTTGTGACTTGTATGATAATCTTACCATAACTCAGGCGGTGATATTTTGTAATACCAAGTTGAAGGTCAATTGGCTTGCTGACCAGATGAAAAAGCAAAATTTTACTGTTGTGGCAATGCATGGTGATATGAAACAAGATGAACGAGATTCAATTATGAACGAGTTTAGAAGGGGGAATTCAAGGGTATTAATATCTACAGATGTTTGGGCAAGGGGAATTGATGTTCAACAAGTCTCATTGGTGATAAATTATGATTTACCAACTGATAAGGAAAATTATATTCACAGAATTGGACGATCTGGTAGATTTGGTAGAAAAGGAACAGCAATAAACTTGATAACTAAAGATGATGTGGCCACTCTTAAAGATTTGGagaaatattattcaaCGAAAATTAAGGAAATGCCAAtgaatattaatgatataaTGTAA
- a CDS encoding a-factor pheromone receptor, putative (Similar to C. albicans STE3;~Similar to S. cerevisiae STE3) produces the protein MYKGAAGMGSFLIISFCLLIPPFLWHIRSRNLPATILIFWLMYVDLTGFISTMIWSGDNFEEAWDGQVYCDIIGKLDAGSSVGKCCAIACVIMNLYFVLCAKHPTLLEQGSWKKVAIDMSICLINPIFVMAVHYIVTGSRYAIVKYQGCSTIYSATYASIFLVSIWTVLWSIVALIFAILTLITFFRKRKDVKDILLCTNSGLNIKRFARLLIFSFLIVFAMVPLSLYYFVSQAEVSKNAFHWDQVHNEEWSVIYFYDFGFFTFYDRLVNCILSVLAFIIFGLGSDALEMYKSIFYKIQNKFRYKKTDDAFSQEQAIKAMEPQTKINSNKSQFSNTTSFTNTSTMRDIENQFGDVMHQIISEENASFRFEKQLQSSPATLVKEDGVPRELQSIIKDTDSSSDQIFYKYQVKSKASDK, from the coding sequence ATGTACAAAGGAGCAGCTGGAATGGGATCTTTCCTAATTAtatctttttgtttgttgattcCACCCTTTTTATGGCACATAAGAAGCAGAAATTTACCTGCTACCATATTGATTTTCTGGCTAATGTATGTTGATTTGACTGGGTTTATTAGTACCATGATATGGAGTGGTGACAATTTTGAAGAAGCTTGGGATGGGCAGGTCTATTGCGACATTATTGGAAAGTTAGATGCTGGCTCTTCTGTTGGAAAATGTTGTGCAATTGCTTGTGTGATTATGAACTTGTATTTTGTTCTATGTGCCAAACATCCTACCCTTTTGGAACAAGGTTCTTGGAAAAAAGTTGCAATAGATATGTCAATTTGCTTAATAAACCCAATATTTGTTATGGCTGTTCATTACATTGTGACAGGATCAAGGTACGCAATTGTCAAGTATCAGGGGTGCAGTACCATTTACTCAGCTACATATGcttctatttttttggtttccaTTTGGACCGTGCTTTGGAGTATTGTTGCATTAATATTTGCTATTTTAACTTTAATCACTTTTTTCAGGAAACGTAAAGACGTCAAGGATATCCTTTTGTGTACCAATTCGGGGTTAAACATTAAAAGATTTGCACGGTTACTAATATTCTCATTTCTCATTGTTTTTGCTATGGTTCCTTTGTCACTTTATTACTTTGTTTCTCAAGCTGAAGTTCTGAAAAATGCCTTCCATTGGGATCAAGTTCATAATGAAGAGTGGAGTGTCATTTATTTCTATGATTTTGGGTTTTTCACATTCTATGATAGGTTGGTGAATTGTATTCTCTCGGTTCTTgcttttattatatttggaTTGGGATCAGATGCACTTGAAATGTATAAATCCATCTTCTATAAAAtccaaaacaaatttagATACAAAAAGACAGACGATGCATTTTCCCAAGAACAAGCCATCAAAGCTATGGAGCCACAAACTAAAATTAATTCCAATAAATCTCAATTCAGTAACACCACATCTTTCACTAATACCTCAACAATGCGTGATATCGAAAACCAGTTTGGTGATGTCATGCATCAGATTATATCGGAAGAAAATGCTAGTTTTAGATTTGAGAAACAACTCCAATCATCACCTGCAACATTGGTGAAAGAAGACGGAGTCCCTAGAGAATTACAATCAATTATCAAAGACACCGACTCTTCCAGTGatcaaatattttacaAGTATCAAGTGAAACTGAAAGCTTCTGATAAGTGA
- a CDS encoding Ran-binding protein 4, YRB4, putative (Similar to C. albicans KAP123;~Similar to S. cerevisiae KAP123): MDAQFISSLEETLKQTLVPDSSVIKQASSKLTKDFYPNPIALPALLQISQTTTQDELKQLSLVEARKLALDKWEQVDASLKPTLRESLLKGTFGEQNKRLRNLSAYVIAAIGEIDLDKNEWQDLLSTLFSAVQNSDVHTREVGTFVLFALLESQIAAVVPHISDLLTLFNTLLNDSESKEVRINSIMSLDVLSQIIEEDEERIIQLAGKFQATVPSMINIFKDVISGDDIESAKNVFNVFNSLILVDSRLVGDHLITMIQIIAEMVTNPQLDEEFKIFGLQFLISCVTYRKSKISANKLGPQITLVALKVASGEIDIEDELQNEDEENENEENSPPSLALRLLAVLSAELPPSQVVNPLFDALPQMLSSSNQFERRAGLLAIGVSSSGAPDFISLQIQKIIPAIVNGLKDSELIVKVAALKTLGQLTVELQDIITEYHEQLLPLIIEIIDSASSVVAYRHACVALDGLIEFMSHNAMGNYIEPLTHKLFHMLQQANSATLKSSIVSAIGSTAFASGKAYTPYFEASVQQLEPFIANSASVEGLTEDDIELRAVTFENISTMARAVGSESFSAYAKPLVEAAYNSLSSEHSRIRESGFAFIANMAKVYGAEFAGFLDQIVPKILECLKQEEFSFNLGDPEEDEPEYDDEDEDADPLKIHTGITIEKEMASVALGELAVGTGNQFFPYVESTIAVLQDQIENSYGMREGAMSCLFKITKAMFVAVQGENFKAPKGVPKQSYVEANVLQLIQNLRKVSIPLLEEEFESTMVASILDGVATALFTFGPIFVVDEPGNTELLEKLCTTLMLLLKQEHQCQIDDDEMPNEEEDSSETEVMLNEATLEVLINLSLALQSDFVQIFSSFKDVILAKFNSKSKPLRVGSIGAIAEMVEGMKEANPYSEELLQIFSDKLANDKSIEVKGNAAYGIGLIIQYSSVDLSSTYPHILQLLFQLLNKVDKKADSIDDEEAKDVVNRSYANACGCVSRMILKHEQSVPLEHVLPALLAHLPLETGLEENTPIFEVIIKLYGSNNELIVNQTPKIVEVFAGAFKADAERIKLINESTLGREENIDSLKQFSSEDLRNRVVELLKYLDQKFSGVVSSNEILKSVVA; this comes from the coding sequence ATGGATGCTCAATTTATATCATCATTGGAGGAAACTTTAAAACAAACCTTGGTTCCAGACTCTTCTGTAATCAAACAAGCTTCAAGTAAATTAACCAAAGATTTTTATCCAAACCCTATTGCATTACCAGCTTTACTTCAAATTTCCCAGACAACCACCCAAGATGAATTAAAGCAGTTATCCTTGGTTGAGGCTAGAAAATTAGCATTGGACAAATGGGAACAAGTTGATGCTTCATTGAAACCAACTCTCAGAGAATCCTTATTGAAAGGTACTTTTGGAGAACAGAATAAACGTCTCAGAAACTTATCAGCTTATGTTATTGCTGCCATTggagaaattgatttggaCAAAAACGAATGGCAAGACCTTTTATCTACCTTATTCAGTGCAGTTCAAAACAGTGATGTTCACACTAGAGAGGTTGGtacttttgttttgtttgcTTTGTTGGAATCTCAAATAGCTGCTGTGGTCCCTCATATCAGTGATTTATTGACATTATTTAATACTTTATTGAATGATTCGGAATCTAAGGAAGTTAGAATCAACTCCATAATGTCATTGGATGTTCTTTCTCAAATCATCGAAGAAGACGAGGAACGTATTATTCAATTGGCTGGCAAATTTCAAGCTACTGTTCCAAGCAtgattaatattttcaaagaCGTCATTAGTGgtgatgatattgaacTGGCCAAAAACGTTTTTAATGTCTTCAACAGTTTAATCCTTGTTGATTCCAGATTGGTGGGTGACCATTTGATCACCATGATTCAAATCATTGCTGAGATGGTTACAAATCCTCAATTGGATGAGGAATTCAAGATTTTCGGTTTgcaatttttgatttcttgtGTCACTTATAGAAAGTCTAAGATCTCAGCAAACAAATTGGGACCTCAAATAACCTTGGTTGCTTTGAAGGTAGCATCAGGTGAAATTGATATCGAGGACGAGTTAcaaaatgaagatgaagaaaacgaaaatgaagaaaacaGTCCTCCTTCTTTGGCTTTACGTTTGTTAGCTGTTTTGAGTGCTGAATTGCCACCTTCTCAAGTTGTCAATCCATTATTTGATGCCTTACCGCAAATGTTATCTTCATCCAATCAATTCGAAAGAAGAGCTGGATTGTTGGCCATTGGTGTCAGTTCTTCTGGTGCGCCAGATTTTATTTctcttcaaattcaaaagaTTATCCCAGCAATTGTTAATGGTTTGAAAGATTCTGAGCTTATAGTCAAAGTTGCCGCTTTGAAAACATTGGGTCAGTTGACTGTAGAACTTCAAGACATTATTACTGAGTACCACGAACAGTTGTTGCCTttgataattgaaattattgacTCCGCCTCCTCGGTTGTGGCTTATAGACATGCTTGTGTTGCTTTAGATGgattaattgaattcatGAGCCACAATGCAATGGGCAATTATATTGAACCATTAACTCACAAATTATTTCACATGTTACAACAAGCCAATTCTGCAACTTTGAAGTCTTCCATTGTTTCAGCCATTGGTTCTACTGCTTTTGCCAGTGGTAAAGCTTATACTCCATATTTTGAAGCATCCGTCCAACAATTAGAACCTTTTATTGCAAACTCTGCTTCTGTCGAAGGTTTAACTGAAGATGACATAGAATTAAGAGCAGTTacttttgaaaacattTCTACCATGGCCAGAGCAGTTGGTTCAGAATCATTCTCTGCTTATGCTAAACCATTGGTTGAAGCTGCCTATAACTCTTTAAGTTCAGAACATTCCAGAATAAGAGAATCAGGTTTCGCTTTTATTGCTAACATGGCTAAAGTTTACGGAGCTGAGTTTGCTGGCTTTTTGGACCAAATTGTTCCTAAAATTCTTGAATGTttgaaacaagaagaattcAGTTTCAACTTGGGCGATCCAGAAGAAGACGAACCTgaatatgatgatgaggatGAGGATGCTGATCCATTGAAGATTCATACTGGTATTaccattgaaaaagaaatggcCTCTGTTGCTTTGGGAGAATTAGCTGTTGGTACTGGTAATCAATTCTTCCCATATGTTGAATCAACTATTGCTGTCTTGCAAgaccaaattgaaaactctTACGGTATGAGAGAAGGTGCCATGAGCtgtttatttaaaattacTAAGGCAATGTTTGTTGCTGTTCAAGGTGAAAACTTTAAAGCTCCTAAAGGTGTGCCAAAACAATCTTATGTCGAGGCCAATGTTTtgcaattgattcaaaatcTCAGAAAAGTCTCTATCCCACTtttggaagaagaatttgaatcCACTATGGTAGCTAGTATTTTGGACGGTGTGGCTACGGCGCTTTTTACATTTGGTCCtatctttgttgttgatgaaccAGGTAACACGGAacttttggaaaaattatGCACAACCTTGATGTTGCTCTTGAAACAAGAACACCAATGtcaaattgatgatgacgaaATGCCAAATGAAGAGGAAGATTCTTCTGAAACTGAAGTTATGTTGAATGAGGCTACATTAGAAGTTTTGATTAACTTGTCACTTGCATTGCAATCCGattttgttcaaattttcaGTTCTTTCAAAGATGTCATATTGGCTAAATTTAACAGTAAATCCAAGCCATTAAGAGTTGGTTCAATTGGTGCTATTGCTGAAATGGTTGAAGGAATGAAAGAAGCTAATCCTTATTCAGAAGAGCTCTTGCAAATTTTCAGTGATAAACTTGCCAACgacaaatcaattgaagtCAAAGGTAATGCAGCTTATGGTATAGGTTTAATTATCCAGTACAGTAGTGTTGACCTTTCTTCTACATACCCACACATTTTGCAATTATTAttccaattgttgaataaaGTTGATAAAAAGGCCGACagtattgatgatgaagaggCTAAAGATGTTGTTAATAGATCATATGCAAATGCTTGTGGTTGTGTTTCAAGaatgattttaaaacaTGAACAATCTGTTCCTTTGGAACATGTTCTTCCAGCATTATTGGCTCATTTGCCATTAGAAACTGGCCTTGAAGAGAATACTCCAATTTTTGAAGTGATCATCAAGTTATATGGATCTAACAACGAGTTGATTGTTAATCAAACTCCAAAGATTGTCGAGGTGTTTGCTGGTGCTTTCAAAGCTGACGCTGaaagaataaaattaattaatgaatcaacTTTGGGCAGAGAAGAAAACATTGATTCCTTGAAGCAATTTTCTAGTGAAGATTTGAGAAACAGAGTTGtggaattattgaaatacTTGGACCAAAAGTTTTCAGGGGTTGTTTCATCCAAcgaaattttgaaatcagtCGTAGCTTAg